A single Lactuca sativa cultivar Salinas chromosome 8, Lsat_Salinas_v11, whole genome shotgun sequence DNA region contains:
- the LOC111884070 gene encoding auxin transporter-like protein 2, whose translation MLGEKQAEESIVPSNYSETENGERGGKGGDGEFEDHSVFSMKNILWHGGSVWDAWFSCSSNQVAQVLLTLPYSFSQLGMVSGIVLQIFYGLLGSWTAYLISVLYVEYRARKEKENVNFKNHVIQWFEVLDGLLGPYWKAIGLAFNCTFLLFGSVIQLIACASNIYYINDHLDKRTWTYIFGACCATTVFIPSFHNYRIWSFLGLGMTTYTAWYMAIAALIHGQVDGVEHSAPQKLVLYFTGATNILYTFGGHAVTVEIMHAMWKPQKFKYIYLLATLYVFTLTLPSSAAVYWAFGDELLNHSNAFSLLPKTRWRDAAVILMLIHQFITFGFACTPLYFVWEKVIGMHDTKSICLRAVARLPVVIPIWFLAIIFPFFGPINSAVGALLVSFTVYIIPALAHMLTYRKASARQNAAEKPPGFLPSWTAMYVINAFVVVWVLVVGFGFGGWASMTNFVRQVDTFGLFAKCYQCKPAVPPPPKH comes from the exons ATGTTGGGTGAAAAGCAAGCTGAGGAGTCGATAGTTCCGTCGAATTACAGCGAGACTGAAAATGGAGAAAGAGGCGGGAAAGGAGGAGATGGTGAATTCGAAGATCACTCTGTTTTCAGTATGAAAAATATACTATGGCATGGAGGCTCTGTTTGGGATGCTTGGTTTAGTTGTTCGTCAAATCAA GTGGCACAAGTGCTATTAACCCTTCCATATTCGTTTTCTCAATTGGGAATGGTATCAGGGATTGttcttcaaatcttctatggTCTTCTAGGAAGCTGGACTGCGTACCTTATCAGTGTCCTTTACGTTGAATACAGAGCTAGAAAAGAGAAGGAAAATGTTAACTTCAAAAACCATGTTATTCAG TGGTTTGAAGTTCTTGATGGATTGCTTGGGCCTTATTGGAAAGCAATAGGTCTAGCTTTCAACTGCACTTTTCTTCTCTTTGGCTCTGTAATACAACTTATAGCTTGTGCAAG CAACATATACTACATAAATGATCATCTGGACAAGAGGACATGGACATATATTTTTGGAGCTTGCTGTGCAACCACTGTCTTCATTCCTTCATTCCATAACTACAGAATCTGGTCATTTCTGGGCCTTGGAATGACCACTTACACTGCGTGGTATATGGCGATTGCAGCTTTAATCCATGGCCAg GTTGATGGCGTTGAACATTCTGCTCCACAGAAGCTTGTGTTGTATTTCACCGGCGCCACCAATATTCTGTACACCTTCGGCGGACATGCTGTCACTGT tgAAATTATGCACGCGATGTGGAAACCCCAAAAGTTCAAGTATATTTACCTTCTTGCCACTCTCTATGTTTTCACACTAACCCTTCCATCATCCGCCGCCGTCTACTGGGCCTTCGGCGACGAGCTTCTCAACCACTCCAACGCCTTCTCCCTTCTTCCCAAAACCCGGTGGCGTGATGCTGCCGTCATTCTCATGCTCATTCATCAG TTTATTACATTTGGATTCGCATGTACGCCGTTGTATTTTGTGTGGGAGAAGGTAATAGGGATGCATGATACAAAGAGCATATGTTTACGGGCAGTAGCGAGGCTGCCCGTAGTTATACCCATATGGTTTTTAGCTATCATTTTTCCTTTCTTTGGACCCATCAATTCAGCAGTTGGGGCACTTTTGGTCAGCTTCACGGTCTACATCATCCCTGCCCTTGCCCATATGCTCACCTACAGAAAAGCATCTGCCCGACag aaTGCGGCTGAGAAGCCTCCGGGTTTCCTACCAAGCTGGACCGCAATGTATGTGATCAATGCCTTTGTGGTCGTATGGGTTTTAGTGGTTGGGTTTGGATTCGGTGGATGGGCGAGCATGACAAACTTTGTACGCCAGGTTGACACATTCGGTCTGTTTGCTAAGTGTTATCAGTGTAAACCTGCAGTGCCGCCTCCACCAAAACATTGA